The following is a genomic window from Streptomyces sp. NBC_01381.
GGCGCTGCTGCTGCCCGACGGACGGGTCGTCACCTTCGGCTCCGACCCGCTCTTCGACAACCAGGAGAACACCAAGCTCGGCCACTTCGAGCAGCGCATGGAGGTCTTCACGCCGCCCACCCTGCACAAGGCCGGCAAGGACCGTCCCGTGCTCGGCAAGGGGCCCGAGGTTCTTGCCGCCGACGGCCGCGCGACGTTCCGTACGCGAGACGCGGCGAAGATCGCGTCGGCCCGGCTGATGCGCCCCAGCGCGGTGACGCACACGACGGACGTGGAGCAGCGGTCGATCGCGCTCGGGCTCACCAAGGGCAAGGGTTCGGTGACGGTGGACGTGCCCCGGGGCGACACCGCGCTGGTGCCGCCGGGCTGGTACATGCTGTTCGTGACGGACCGGAACGGCACGTCGTCCGAGGCCAAGTGGATCCACGTGAAGTGACGTGCCCTCAGGCGCCCTTGGCGTTGAGCGCGAGGCCCAGCGCGTAGTCGGGCCACCACTGGCCGGCCTCCGGGCCGCCCCGGCACGGTCCGTCCGAGTCGCCGGGGCGCTTGATCCACAGGACCGCGTCGAGCAGCGCGTCGCCCGTCTTGTCCGTGGGCGGGGTGCCGAGGCCCCGGCCCGGCGGATTGCACCAGGCGTCCTCGCGGTCGCCGGCCAGCGGACCCTTGCCGTTGCGGCTGGTGTCCATCACGAAGTGTTTCCCGCCGACCGTTCCCGACAGGCTGCGGCCGTACGCCTTGATCGTCTCGTCGTTCTGGAAGTTGGAGACATTCAGCGAGAAGCCGTCGGCCCGGTCGATGCCGGCCTGCCGGAGCGGTTCGGTGAGCTTGGCCGCCTGGTCGATCCAGCCGGGGTTGCCCGCGTCCAGATAGACCTTCACCCGGGGCTGCTGCTTGAACCGCTGGATGGCTTCGGAGAGCAGTTGGTAGCGGTCGGCGTGATACTCGCCGGGCGTGCAGCCGTCCACGATGTGCGGGATCGCGTCGGGCTCCAGGATGACGAGGGCCGGGCGGTCCCCGATCGTCCCCGCGAACTTGTCGATCCACTGGCGGTAGAAGTCGGAGCTGTGCGCGCCGCCCGCGGAGTGCTGGCCGCAGTCGCGGTGCGGGATGTTGTACGCGACGAACACGGCGGTGCGGTTGCTCTGTGCGGCACCGTCGACGGCGGCCTTGATGTCGGGCGCCGGGTTGTCGCCCGCGGGCCACACCGCCATCGGCCGCTCGGAGATCCGCTTGAGCGCGGCGGCGTCCTGGGGGCGCCCCTCCTGCTCCCACTGCTCGACCTGCCGGGCCGCGGCGCTCTTCGGGTCGACCCAGAAGGCGCTTTCGGGAGGCCGGTCGGCGGCGGTGGAGGGGCCCGCGTCGGCGGCCGGCTTCTCCTTGCCGGAGCCGGACCCGGAGCCGGACGAGCAGCCCGTGAGCCCGAGGGCCGTGAGGGCCGTGAGGGCCGTGAGTGCCGTGAACGTGCGGAGCAGCCGGTGCATCCAGACCCCTTGGGCGACGGTGACGCGTCGCGGCAATCGTTACATAACGGTCGAATACGCTTCGGTTGCGACACCGGGACCGGTCGCCTCAGATCGACTCGGATCACCTCAGATAGCGCCTTGGGCCGCCTCAGATGCCGCCACTCGCCAGCGCGATGCCCAGCGGCGTCCGCTCGTACAGGACCTGATGCCCGTACCGCCGCGAGACCAGCAGACCCGCGTCGCGCAACGTGCCCAGGTGCGCGGACACGGATGACGGGGCCAGGCCCAGGCGGTGGGCGAGGGCCGAGGTGGTGGCGGGGTCGCCGAGCGCGGCGAGGACGGTCGCCCGGCCGCGGCCGAGGAGGCGTACGAGTGCTTCGGGCGTACGTTCGCCGGGCCCCGCCCAGAGCCCGGCGAGGCCGCGTGCGGGATAGGCGATGGTCGGCTGCCACGGCGGGTCGTGCCCGCCGACCACGTCGGGCCAGGTGAAGACGCTCGGCATCAGGACCAGGCCCTCGCCCCGCAGATCGCGCACATGCTCGCCGTTCCAGTCCACGGCGAGCGTCCCCGCGTTCCAGCTGAGCCGCGGGTCGAGCTCGCTCAGGAGCCCGCCGAGCCCGACCTCGGCGAGGCGGCGCGAGTGGAAGGCCACGTCGGCCTCCAAGAGGGTGCGAAGGCGGGGCCAGTCCGGCTCGATCAGGGCGTGCCAGGCGGCCTCCATGACGTCCGCGAGCTCCCGCACCGCGCGCGCCGGATCGCCGACGAGCGCGCGCCCCAGCGGGCTGGCCGCCGCCCCCGGCGTGCAGTCCAGGGCACGGGCCATGTCGTCGAGCGCGACCTCCGGGTCCGTCGCGCGCACGGCCGCGATCTCCTCATCGAAGGTGGCCGCGGGCCCGATCGGCGGCGGCCCGAGGAAGTCGGGGCAGTGCCCGCGGCGCGGCATCAGGAGCCAGACCGCCGCGAGGTCGAGCCGCGCACCCGCCCCGCGGATCCGCCGCAGCCACTGCGGGTGGTAGCCGTGCCGGTCGGGGCGCTTGAGGGTGCGCACGGCCTCCTGCGTCTCCCACAGGGGCGAGATCGCGAACCGGCAGCGCAGCAGGTCGTCCTGCCCGAAGTGCAATTGATACGGCATGACGCCCCCGCCCGAAAGACCGCCCGATTCGCCTGGAGCCGAAACTCTAGGGCGAGGGCACGCGCGCGTGCAGGGTGCGGACATGCCCGAAGAGAAACCCACCGGCTACCGCCGCGTTTTCGCCGTCCGTGAGTTCCGCACCGTCTTCCTCGCGCACGCCCTCTCGCTGCTCGGCGTCATCGTCAGCGAGGTCGCGCTGACCGTCCTCGTGTACTCGCTCACCGGGTCGCCGCTGCTCAGCGCGCTCACCTTCGCGCTCGGCATGCTGCCCTACCTGATCGGGGGGACGCTGCTCTCCGGGATCGCCGACCGGTATCCGCCCCGCCGGGTGCTCGTGCTCTGCGACCTCCTGTGTGCCGGGTGCGCGGCCCTGATGGCGCTGCCCGCGACGCCCGTCTTCGCGCTGCTCGCGCTGCGGTGCGTCATCGCCGTCGTCTCGCCGGTCTTCAACGGGACGCGGATGGCGACCCTCACCGACATCCTCGGGGACGGCGATCTGTTCGTGCTCGGGCGCTCCCTGCTGCGGATCGTCTCGCAGAGCTCCGTGCTCGTCGGCTTCGGCCTCGGCGGCGTGCTGCTCACCTTCGTGCCCGCGCGCGGGGCACTCGTCATCACCGTCTGTACGTTCCTGGCGTCGGCGCTGCTCCTGCGGCTCGGCACGCGGCGCAGGCCCGCCCGCGGGGACGGTGGCTCAGCGCTCGTCCGCTACTCCCTCGGCGGCACGCGGCAGATCCTCGGCGACCGCCGGATCCGGGCGCTGCTGCTCCTGCTCTGGGCACCGCCGATGTTCATGGTCGCCCCGGAGGCGCTCGCCGCCCCGTACGCCGACGAGATCGGCGTCGGCGTCGCGGGCGTCGGCCTGCTGATGTGCGCGCTGCCGGTCGGCACGATCGCGAGCGAGCTGTACGCCGGGTCCGTGCTCTCCGCGGGCACCCGTGCCCGCATCGCCCTGCCGCTCGCCTCCGTCACACTGCTGCCGCTCGCCGTGTACGCCGTGACGCCGGGCCTGGTCTGGGCGATGCTCGCCCTCGCGCTCGCCGGGGCCGGGTCCGCGTACACCCTGGGCCTCGACCGCTGGTTCGTCGACGCCGTGCCGCAGGAGCTGCGCGGGCGGGCCATGACCGTGCACACGGCCGGGCTCATGACGATCCAGGGGGTCGGCATGGCGCTCGCCGGTCTTGCCGCCGAGTTCTTCGCGGTGAGCACGGTCGTGACGGGCGCGGGCATCCTGGGCACGGTGTGCTGCCTGGTCCTGGTGGTGGAAGTCCGGGCCACGGCCCGTACCGCTCCCGGCGGATCCAATGACGTACGGGAACGGGCGACCGAATTGCGAGACGGGGCTGACCAGCATGTGACCGGCGGGTAAGGTCTTTGGCGTGCCGAAGCCGCTCAGCCTTCCCTTCGATCCCATCGCCCGCGCCGACGAACTCTGGAAGCAGC
Proteins encoded in this region:
- a CDS encoding DUF5937 family protein — encoded protein: MPYQLHFGQDDLLRCRFAISPLWETQEAVRTLKRPDRHGYHPQWLRRIRGAGARLDLAAVWLLMPRRGHCPDFLGPPPIGPAATFDEEIAAVRATDPEVALDDMARALDCTPGAAASPLGRALVGDPARAVRELADVMEAAWHALIEPDWPRLRTLLEADVAFHSRRLAEVGLGGLLSELDPRLSWNAGTLAVDWNGEHVRDLRGEGLVLMPSVFTWPDVVGGHDPPWQPTIAYPARGLAGLWAGPGERTPEALVRLLGRGRATVLAALGDPATTSALAHRLGLAPSSVSAHLGTLRDAGLLVSRRYGHQVLYERTPLGIALASGGI
- a CDS encoding glycoside hydrolase family 6 protein: MHRLLRTFTALTALTALTALGLTGCSSGSGSGSGKEKPAADAGPSTAADRPPESAFWVDPKSAAARQVEQWEQEGRPQDAAALKRISERPMAVWPAGDNPAPDIKAAVDGAAQSNRTAVFVAYNIPHRDCGQHSAGGAHSSDFYRQWIDKFAGTIGDRPALVILEPDAIPHIVDGCTPGEYHADRYQLLSEAIQRFKQQPRVKVYLDAGNPGWIDQAAKLTEPLRQAGIDRADGFSLNVSNFQNDETIKAYGRSLSGTVGGKHFVMDTSRNGKGPLAGDREDAWCNPPGRGLGTPPTDKTGDALLDAVLWIKRPGDSDGPCRGGPEAGQWWPDYALGLALNAKGA
- a CDS encoding MFS transporter, with the protein product MPEEKPTGYRRVFAVREFRTVFLAHALSLLGVIVSEVALTVLVYSLTGSPLLSALTFALGMLPYLIGGTLLSGIADRYPPRRVLVLCDLLCAGCAALMALPATPVFALLALRCVIAVVSPVFNGTRMATLTDILGDGDLFVLGRSLLRIVSQSSVLVGFGLGGVLLTFVPARGALVITVCTFLASALLLRLGTRRRPARGDGGSALVRYSLGGTRQILGDRRIRALLLLLWAPPMFMVAPEALAAPYADEIGVGVAGVGLLMCALPVGTIASELYAGSVLSAGTRARIALPLASVTLLPLAVYAVTPGLVWAMLALALAGAGSAYTLGLDRWFVDAVPQELRGRAMTVHTAGLMTIQGVGMALAGLAAEFFAVSTVVTGAGILGTVCCLVLVVEVRATARTAPGGSNDVRERATELRDGADQHVTGG